In Methanobrevibacter sp., the following are encoded in one genomic region:
- a CDS encoding PadR family transcriptional regulator: MEGNDLKDCNDAVFVKQFHNGVTRILIMWIISKGKIHGYGISKELDNFFSIFKKSNDNKSSHFNPAKIYPILKNMEDKGLLESEGGVINNKKVKLYSLTDKGQESLEMIRKGWASLLNDDLWIEFFRDMTGFNK, translated from the coding sequence GTGGAAGGTAATGACTTAAAGGACTGCAACGATGCGGTTTTTGTAAAGCAATTCCATAATGGAGTTACCCGTATTTTAATCATGTGGATTATTAGTAAAGGTAAAATCCATGGATATGGCATTTCTAAGGAATTAGATAACTTTTTCTCTATTTTTAAAAAGTCTAATGACAATAAGTCTTCACACTTTAATCCAGCTAAAATCTACCCCATCTTAAAAAATATGGAAGATAAAGGATTGTTGGAAAGTGAAGGGGGAGTTATCAATAACAAAAAAGTAAAACTTTATAGCTTGACTGATAAAGGTCAGGAATCACTTGAAATGATAAGGAAAGGGTGGGCCAGTTTACTTAATGATGATTTGTGGATTGAATTTTTCAGGGATATGACTGGTTTTAATAAATGA